The following proteins come from a genomic window of Brevibacillus antibioticus:
- a CDS encoding cbb3-type cytochrome c oxidase subunit I → MWESVKEFASEFFVTGDPLIYGADVSIVLSMIAIVSVLTYFKKWGWLWREWLTTVDHKKIGIMYILASVLMLFRGGVDALLMRAQLVMPEMQFLSGDHYNQIFTTHGVIMILFMAMPLMFGLFNVIVPLQLGARDVAFPFLNALSFWLFFSGAMLFNLSFVIGGSPDAGWLAYPPYSELAFNPGPGQDFYIWGIQISGIGSLMTGINFIVTILKVRAPGLTLMKMPMFSWSVLSSCIAIVFAFPILTVTLALLFIDRYLGGHFFTLDGGGNPMMYINLIWMWGHPEVYIIVLPAFGIFSEIVATFSRKKLFGYKSMVFAMIIISVLSFLVWAHHFFTMGSGADVNAFFAVTTMLIAIPTGVKVFNWLFTMFRGKITFETPMLWTVGIIPNFVIGGMTGVLLSVAPADFQYHNSYFLVAHFHQVIIAGVVFGFFAGLYYWWPKIFGFMLNERIGRWAFWLWNIGFYLCFMPQYALGLMGMTRRLYTYGWDKGWFEMNLVSTIGAVIMGAAFLVQIWDIAHSIKHMKKDTTGDPWNARTLEWSIPSPAPFYNFAVMPQVTSQDDWHERKLRIEQGLEKPAKVELEPIHMPKNSGIPIVMSMFWFFVGFGLIFDWLWMAVPGFIGVLACMVAHSFNYDTDYYITVEEIKRTEAEAGRVIT, encoded by the coding sequence ATGTGGGAGAGTGTGAAAGAATTCGCCTCTGAATTTTTCGTAACAGGCGATCCACTTATTTACGGTGCGGACGTCAGCATTGTGCTCAGTATGATCGCAATCGTATCGGTGCTGACTTACTTTAAAAAATGGGGATGGCTCTGGCGCGAATGGCTGACGACTGTCGATCACAAGAAGATCGGTATCATGTACATTCTCGCTTCCGTTCTCATGCTGTTTCGAGGAGGGGTAGATGCTCTTTTAATGCGGGCGCAGCTCGTCATGCCTGAGATGCAGTTTTTGAGTGGGGATCACTACAACCAGATTTTTACGACGCATGGCGTCATTATGATTCTGTTTATGGCGATGCCGCTTATGTTTGGTTTATTCAATGTCATCGTGCCGTTGCAACTCGGTGCACGTGACGTAGCCTTTCCGTTTCTGAATGCGCTCAGCTTCTGGTTGTTTTTCTCAGGGGCGATGCTGTTTAACCTGTCCTTCGTCATTGGGGGCTCCCCGGATGCAGGATGGCTGGCTTACCCGCCGTATTCGGAGCTAGCCTTTAACCCGGGACCAGGTCAGGATTTCTACATTTGGGGCATTCAGATCTCAGGGATTGGTAGTTTGATGACCGGGATTAACTTTATTGTGACGATCTTGAAAGTGCGTGCTCCTGGCTTGACTTTGATGAAAATGCCGATGTTTTCCTGGTCAGTTTTGTCGAGTTGTATCGCCATCGTTTTCGCATTCCCCATCTTGACGGTTACCTTGGCACTGCTGTTTATCGATCGCTATTTGGGTGGGCACTTCTTCACCTTGGATGGCGGTGGTAACCCGATGATGTACATCAACCTGATTTGGATGTGGGGTCACCCGGAAGTTTACATTATCGTTTTGCCAGCGTTCGGGATTTTCTCGGAGATAGTTGCAACGTTCTCACGCAAAAAGCTGTTTGGTTACAAATCCATGGTATTCGCCATGATCATCATTAGCGTTCTTTCGTTCCTCGTATGGGCGCATCATTTCTTCACGATGGGCTCCGGTGCGGACGTCAATGCCTTCTTCGCCGTCACGACCATGTTGATTGCGATTCCGACGGGTGTGAAAGTGTTTAACTGGCTGTTTACGATGTTCCGAGGAAAAATTACGTTCGAAACGCCGATGCTGTGGACGGTCGGGATTATCCCGAACTTCGTCATTGGTGGGATGACGGGTGTCCTTCTGTCGGTGGCACCTGCTGACTTCCAGTATCACAACAGCTACTTCCTCGTTGCCCACTTCCACCAAGTGATCATTGCGGGTGTCGTGTTTGGATTCTTCGCTGGCTTGTATTACTGGTGGCCGAAGATTTTTGGCTTCATGCTGAATGAGCGTATTGGCCGTTGGGCTTTCTGGCTGTGGAACATCGGGTTCTACCTGTGCTTCATGCCGCAATACGCGCTGGGCTTGATGGGGATGACACGTCGTCTTTACACGTATGGCTGGGATAAAGGCTGGTTCGAAATGAACCTGGTATCGACGATTGGTGCCGTAATCATGGGTGCTGCATTCCTTGTCCAAATTTGGGACATTGCACACAGCATCAAGCACATGAAGAAAGATACAACAGGTGATCCGTGGAATGCTCGTACATTGGAGTGGTCGATTCCTTCGCCAGCTCCGTTCTATAACTTTGCCGTCATGCCGCAGGTAACATCTCAAGATGATTGGCATGAAAGAAAGCTGCGCATCGAGCAAGGCTTGGAAAAACCAGCGAAAGTAGAGCTGGAACCGATTCATATGCCGAAAAACTCCGGTATTCCGATTGTGATGTCCATGTTCTGGTTCTTTGTCGGATTCGGTTTGATTTTTGACTGGCTATGGATGGCTGTACCAGGGTTTATCGGTGTACTTGCGTGTATGGTTGCTCACTCGTTTAACTACGACACGGACTATTACATCACGGTGGAAGAGATTAAACGTACAGAGGCCGAAGCAGGGAGGGTGATTACGTAA
- the cyoC gene encoding cytochrome o ubiquinol oxidase subunit III → MANVNAGHHDHHPDQEELRTFAFWIYLMTDVILFATLFATYIVLQGSTDGGPGPKDLFQMNGIYASTFILLTSSFTSGLAILAMNKGNRLALMNWLAVTIFLGASFLFLEINEFMHLVSEGATISTSAFLTAFYTLVGTHGLHVTLGIGWMIIVIMQIAKRGITPVTKRKVNIISLFWHFLDIVWIFVFTIVYVMGVN, encoded by the coding sequence ATGGCTAATGTGAATGCTGGACATCATGATCATCATCCAGACCAAGAGGAATTGCGCACGTTTGCCTTTTGGATCTACCTCATGACAGATGTTATTTTATTCGCTACTTTGTTTGCGACTTATATCGTACTGCAAGGGAGCACGGATGGTGGACCAGGTCCAAAAGATCTTTTTCAGATGAATGGGATTTACGCGAGTACGTTTATTTTGCTGACCAGTAGCTTTACGAGCGGTCTTGCGATTCTCGCTATGAATAAGGGGAATCGTCTTGCATTGATGAACTGGCTGGCAGTTACCATATTTTTGGGAGCATCCTTCTTGTTCCTGGAAATCAACGAGTTTATGCATCTCGTAAGCGAAGGGGCAACGATTAGCACGAGTGCATTCTTGACTGCTTTTTACACCTTGGTAGGGACGCATGGATTGCACGTGACGCTCGGTATTGGGTGGATGATCATCGTCATCATGCAAATCGCGAAGCGCGGCATTACACCCGTAACGAAACGGAAAGTAAACATCATCAGCTTGTTCTGGCATTTCCTTGATATTGTTTGGATTTTCGTCTTCACCATCGTGTATGTGATGGGGGTGAATTAA
- the cyoD gene encoding cytochrome o ubiquinol oxidase subunit IV produces the protein MSKQSVHGTTEQHGGHGSLKSYVIGFVLSLVLTIIPILALENGWLDSDKRPIIYLVAALFQFIVQLFFFMHLKEEDKPRYNLMSLLLGLFIVFLIVIGSIWIMMYNMVAL, from the coding sequence TTGAGCAAGCAATCTGTGCATGGCACAACAGAACAACACGGCGGTCATGGTTCCCTGAAATCGTATGTGATCGGTTTCGTCTTGTCGCTTGTACTCACCATCATTCCCATTCTGGCCCTAGAGAACGGTTGGTTGGATAGTGATAAGCGGCCCATCATCTATTTAGTAGCGGCTCTGTTCCAGTTTATTGTCCAGTTATTCTTCTTCATGCATCTGAAAGAAGAGGATAAACCAAGATACAACTTGATGTCGCTTTTACTCGGGTTGTTCATCGTGTTCCTCATCGTGATCGGGTCGATTTGGATCATGATGTACAACATGGTCGCCTTATAA
- a CDS encoding UbiA family prenyltransferase, with product MLADWIELTKPRILQDRPLACGRLKPGGVLLYALVLGFVGELVLFYKVNALVGWLGLFGMFVYVVVYTMWLKRTSTWSTSIGGVSGAMPPVSFLFGMVWMGHTTIGIVSENTEKWAKTIFSSRLII from the coding sequence ATGCTAGCAGATTGGATAGAGCTGACCAAGCCCCGCATTCTTCAAGACCGGCCACTTGCTTGCGGACGACTGAAACCTGGGGGCGTACTGCTGTACGCCCTGGTTCTCGGTTTTGTGGGAGAGCTGGTGTTATTTTATAAAGTCAATGCGCTAGTAGGTTGGCTCGGATTATTCGGGATGTTCGTATACGTAGTCGTTTACACAATGTGGCTCAAAAGAACGTCCACTTGGAGCACGTCCATTGGTGGCGTGTCCGGGGCCATGCCGCCTGTTTCCTTCCTATTCGGAATGGTATGGATGGGGCATACGACTATTGGGATTGTGTCGGAGAATACGGAAAAATGGGCGAAGACGATTTTTTCATCTCGATTAATTATTTGA
- a CDS encoding c-type cytochrome has translation MKAIGYLMIGALFLLVTACGSGATEEQPEVADADKSAMKLYKNNCMSCHGNDLSGRVGPGLQQVGSKMTEEKLVEIITVGANGMPGYENVLSAEEIGQLAKWLSEKKE, from the coding sequence ATGAAAGCGATCGGGTATCTAATGATCGGTGCTCTGTTTTTGCTCGTAACTGCATGCGGCAGTGGTGCAACAGAAGAACAACCAGAAGTTGCAGATGCAGATAAAAGTGCGATGAAGCTATACAAAAATAATTGCATGAGCTGCCACGGTAACGATTTATCAGGTAGGGTGGGTCCAGGCTTGCAGCAAGTTGGCTCGAAAATGACGGAGGAAAAACTCGTTGAAATAATTACGGTCGGCGCAAATGGCATGCCTGGTTATGAAAATGTACTCAGCGCCGAAGAAATCGGCCAGTTAGCGAAGTGGCTCTCTGAGAAAAAGGAATAG
- a CDS encoding SCO family protein: MKKTALLIMLSILIVLVTACGPARYDLNNPVQPFAYTDQEGKPFSSTDVENKVWIANFIFTYCGTVCPTMTANMAELQKKAKEAGLDVEFVSFSVDPERDTPEALKTYLSKFNADFSNWHALTGYTFEEIKTFILKSFKTPISKDPNSDQVIHDTLLYLVDQKGNLVGRYDGMTDVPYDKIIEDIKLLQQ; this comes from the coding sequence ATGAAAAAAACAGCTTTGTTGATTATGCTCAGTATCCTGATTGTTTTGGTAACTGCGTGTGGTCCAGCAAGATATGATCTAAACAATCCGGTTCAGCCATTTGCGTATACGGATCAGGAAGGGAAGCCTTTCTCTTCAACTGATGTAGAAAATAAAGTATGGATCGCCAACTTTATTTTTACGTATTGTGGAACCGTCTGTCCGACGATGACAGCAAACATGGCCGAATTGCAGAAAAAAGCAAAAGAAGCAGGTCTGGATGTGGAGTTCGTCTCCTTTTCCGTCGATCCAGAAAGAGACACGCCAGAAGCATTAAAAACGTATCTCAGCAAATTCAATGCCGATTTCTCAAATTGGCACGCTTTGACTGGATATACGTTCGAGGAGATCAAAACGTTCATTCTCAAATCGTTTAAGACACCGATATCCAAGGACCCGAACTCCGATCAGGTTATCCACGATACGCTGTTGTATCTAGTCGATCAAAAAGGGAATCTCGTTGGGCGCTATGACGGGATGACGGACGTGCCTTACGATAAAATTATCGAGGATATCAAATTGTTGCAGCAGTAG
- a CDS encoding carbon-nitrogen hydrolase family protein — MSNPQQNVRVAVVQAASVIMNREASTEKAVSLTLEAGEKGAKIVVFPEAFIPAYPRGLTFGTKVGSRSPEGRKDWFRYWDNSIVVPSEETDKLGEAARKAGVYLVIGVIERDNENSGGTLYCSVLFFGPDGELLGVHRKLKPTASERLIWGEGDGSTLPVFDTPYGKIGALICWENYMPLARAAMYAKGVQIYIAPTADARDAWQATIRHIALEGRCFVLSSNQYVTKDMYPTDLACYEDLASSPDEMSRGGSAIVGPLGDYIVEPVFGREEILYADLDIRDIAYSQFDFDVVGHYSRPDVFTLLVNEEKKENVKWMK, encoded by the coding sequence ATGTCTAATCCGCAACAAAACGTTCGAGTTGCTGTTGTTCAAGCTGCTTCTGTCATCATGAATCGGGAGGCAAGTACGGAAAAGGCTGTTTCCCTGACACTGGAAGCAGGAGAAAAGGGAGCGAAAATCGTTGTTTTTCCCGAAGCTTTTATCCCGGCGTATCCGAGAGGCCTTACTTTTGGGACAAAAGTAGGCAGTCGTTCTCCAGAAGGCCGCAAAGACTGGTTTCGTTATTGGGACAATTCGATTGTCGTTCCGAGTGAAGAGACAGACAAGCTCGGGGAGGCAGCGCGCAAGGCAGGTGTGTATCTCGTCATTGGTGTGATCGAGAGAGACAATGAAAATAGCGGCGGCACCTTATATTGTTCCGTCTTATTTTTCGGACCAGATGGTGAGTTGCTCGGCGTGCACCGCAAGCTGAAGCCGACTGCATCCGAACGGTTGATTTGGGGCGAAGGGGACGGAAGTACTTTGCCGGTATTCGATACTCCTTACGGTAAGATCGGGGCCCTGATTTGTTGGGAAAATTATATGCCGTTAGCGCGAGCAGCGATGTATGCAAAAGGCGTTCAAATCTACATCGCGCCTACAGCAGACGCGAGGGATGCATGGCAAGCTACCATCCGTCATATCGCATTGGAAGGCAGATGCTTCGTCTTATCGAGCAATCAGTATGTAACAAAAGATATGTATCCGACTGATTTGGCCTGCTACGAAGATCTTGCCTCTTCTCCAGACGAGATGAGCAGAGGTGGAAGTGCGATTGTGGGGCCATTGGGTGACTATATCGTCGAGCCTGTTTTTGGTCGGGAGGAGATTCTCTACGCTGATCTGGACATTCGCGATATCGCGTACAGCCAATTCGATTTTGATGTCGTGGGACATTACTCGCGACCGGATGTTTTTACGTTGTTGGTGAATGAAGAGAAAAAAGAGAATGTGAAGTGGATGAAGTAG
- a CDS encoding PLP-dependent aminotransferase family protein — protein MNMCKVVIIIWKPDRSSSQTLYHQIADEIERRISYGEFPPGSLLPSERKLAEQLGVNRSTVILAYEELRALGIIESRTGSGTRVCKNKWEATPKHTPNWHRYVEGGQFLPNLSYLRRIREALQKDSSLIDFASGELSSQLSPGKEISTLMKENPFTEYLGYDNPQGFTPLREELVSYLSRYRNVQTTDSSILITSGSQQSLHLITQCLLAPGDAVAIEDPSYCYSLPMFQSAGLRLFRLPVSNNGIDPEDIRALYKKHRIKMIFINPTFQNPTGVCLNPARRTQLLDVASELGLPIVEDDPFSLTSYDGKPPLPLKSLDQLGSVVYIGSFSKIAASGLRVGWMVAPHSVVERLADARQQMDFGLSVVPQKIAAQFLHSDNFLPHLERLRMHLQYRRDLLVEALQKELPNELSFTIPQGGLHLWCKINPDVNDNQLFEEALRRGVVFVPGSVYGSDSGYMRFTFARPKEEEITLGVGKFADALKAVLT, from the coding sequence ATGAATATGTGCAAGGTTGTGATTATCATTTGGAAGCCTGATCGGTCGAGCAGTCAAACTCTATACCACCAAATAGCCGATGAGATAGAACGCAGAATTTCATATGGAGAGTTCCCCCCTGGGAGCCTGCTCCCTTCTGAGAGAAAACTGGCTGAGCAATTAGGAGTAAACCGAAGCACTGTTATTCTAGCGTACGAGGAACTTCGGGCATTAGGCATCATTGAGAGCAGAACAGGAAGCGGTACTCGTGTGTGTAAAAATAAATGGGAGGCAACTCCGAAGCATACGCCCAACTGGCATCGATATGTAGAAGGTGGTCAATTCCTCCCGAATTTGTCTTATCTGCGTCGAATTAGAGAGGCCTTACAAAAAGACAGCAGCCTCATCGATTTTGCGAGTGGAGAATTGTCTTCCCAGCTCTCACCCGGCAAGGAAATCAGTACCCTGATGAAGGAAAACCCCTTCACCGAATATTTGGGATACGACAATCCACAAGGCTTTACACCTTTGCGTGAAGAGCTAGTCTCGTATTTGTCACGATACCGGAATGTACAGACAACGGACTCTTCCATTCTGATCACGTCGGGGTCTCAACAATCTCTGCATTTGATCACACAATGTCTGCTTGCACCCGGCGATGCAGTTGCCATCGAAGATCCCTCTTATTGTTACTCGTTGCCTATGTTTCAATCTGCTGGCCTTCGTCTGTTCCGCCTTCCGGTCAGCAATAACGGCATTGATCCAGAAGATATTCGGGCTTTATATAAAAAACATCGGATCAAGATGATCTTTATCAATCCTACTTTTCAAAATCCGACAGGGGTTTGTCTTAATCCCGCTCGGCGCACGCAGCTGTTGGATGTAGCAAGCGAACTTGGTCTCCCCATTGTAGAAGACGATCCTTTCAGTCTGACTTCCTATGACGGTAAGCCTCCACTGCCACTCAAATCATTGGATCAGCTTGGCTCTGTTGTCTACATCGGTTCCTTTTCCAAAATTGCTGCGTCCGGTTTACGAGTCGGTTGGATGGTGGCGCCTCATTCCGTTGTCGAGCGTTTGGCAGATGCCCGCCAGCAGATGGATTTTGGCCTGAGCGTAGTGCCACAAAAAATCGCGGCCCAGTTTTTGCATTCCGATAACTTTTTACCGCATTTAGAGCGATTACGTATGCATTTACAATACCGAAGAGATTTGCTTGTGGAGGCACTGCAAAAAGAGTTACCCAATGAGCTTTCATTCACCATTCCCCAAGGTGGATTACATTTGTGGTGTAAAATTAACCCGGACGTGAATGACAACCAATTATTTGAAGAAGCCCTTCGCAGAGGCGTCGTTTTTGTGCCAGGAAGTGTGTACGGTTCAGATTCCGGTTACATGCGCTTTACCTTTGCAAGACCGAAAGAAGAGGAAATTACGCTTGGTGTCGGTAAATTTGCGGATGCATTGAAGGCTGTTTTGACCTAA
- a CDS encoding DUF2165 family protein, whose translation MSNLTLRYLKVLVVALSAAFGTSIFLGNLMDYHSNYQFVQHVLSMDTTFEGNALMWRAITDPTAHTIAYIGIIIAEGVFSLFGWIAAGKMLCNVKKDAKMFNNSKTFAYIAYMVAFCIWFFGFAIVGAEWFAMWQSQVWNGQQVAFNITEVMIGFVILVSLRDRELIDR comes from the coding sequence TTGAGTAATTTGACGTTACGGTATTTGAAGGTTTTGGTTGTAGCATTATCCGCAGCATTTGGGACGTCCATTTTCTTAGGGAATCTTATGGACTACCATTCCAATTATCAATTTGTCCAACATGTTCTGTCCATGGATACCACGTTTGAGGGTAATGCACTTATGTGGCGAGCGATTACTGATCCTACTGCTCACACCATAGCTTACATCGGAATCATCATTGCGGAAGGGGTGTTCTCACTTTTTGGTTGGATCGCTGCAGGGAAAATGCTGTGTAATGTAAAGAAGGATGCGAAAATGTTCAATAACTCTAAAACATTCGCATACATCGCTTATATGGTTGCTTTTTGCATCTGGTTTTTCGGATTTGCCATTGTGGGCGCAGAGTGGTTCGCCATGTGGCAATCACAAGTATGGAATGGTCAGCAGGTAGCGTTTAACATTACAGAGGTGATGATTGGATTCGTGATTTTAGTTTCCTTGCGAGACCGAGAATTAATAGATAGATAA
- a CDS encoding SDR family NAD(P)-dependent oxidoreductase, whose translation MNQFENKVAVITGAASGIGRALAMRCAEEQMKVVLADVEVAALQKVEQELKDAGATVLAVVTDVSKEKDIQKLAQNTLDSFGAVHLLFNNAGVGAGSTIWQSTLADWQWVMNVNLWGTIHATQAFVPMMLKQGTECHIVNTASLAGLESGPGNSIYRVSKHALVSLSETLYHELKMIQSKIGVSVLCPGFVQTQICDAHRNRPAEYSKPGDIVEPSPMTTAIDQFIRSGVEQGISPKEVADHTFLAIKSNRFYILPDPSYKETVRQRMEDILNQHNPTFVIPSHI comes from the coding sequence ATGAATCAATTTGAAAACAAAGTAGCGGTCATTACCGGAGCGGCCAGCGGTATCGGGCGTGCATTGGCAATGCGCTGTGCAGAGGAGCAGATGAAGGTTGTTCTTGCCGATGTAGAAGTAGCAGCACTCCAAAAAGTGGAGCAGGAGTTAAAGGACGCAGGAGCAACTGTCCTCGCCGTTGTAACGGACGTAAGTAAAGAAAAAGATATCCAGAAGCTTGCACAAAATACGCTAGACTCGTTTGGTGCTGTCCATTTATTGTTCAACAATGCAGGGGTAGGCGCAGGCTCGACAATCTGGCAAAGCACCCTTGCTGATTGGCAATGGGTCATGAATGTGAACTTGTGGGGAACTATACACGCTACACAAGCTTTCGTACCCATGATGTTGAAACAAGGGACTGAATGCCACATCGTGAACACCGCCTCACTCGCTGGCCTTGAGTCCGGACCTGGAAATAGCATTTATCGTGTAAGCAAGCATGCGTTAGTCAGTCTGTCGGAAACCCTCTACCACGAATTGAAAATGATCCAATCGAAAATTGGTGTTTCCGTTTTATGCCCCGGCTTTGTTCAGACGCAAATATGTGACGCTCATCGCAATCGTCCAGCCGAGTACAGCAAACCAGGAGATATCGTGGAGCCCTCACCGATGACCACTGCCATCGACCAGTTCATTCGTTCTGGTGTCGAGCAAGGAATTTCTCCGAAAGAAGTAGCTGATCACACCTTCCTGGCGATCAAGAGCAATCGCTTTTACATTCTGCCAGACCCCTCTTATAAAGAAACTGTGCGTCAGCGAATGGAAGATATTTTGAACCAGCATAACCCGACGTTCGTGATCCCCTCGCATATTTAA
- a CDS encoding MBL fold metallo-hydrolase yields MKFQMINHASFLWEHDSIKLLTDPWLTGTAFDNGWGLLAKTRFTSEDFAEITHIWFSHEHPDHFHPQSLRTIPEEYRKRITILYQQSTDKKVIDWCRVFGFQQVIELSPDKWYSLSDDISVLCRPFPVGDSWLCIKTADMTILNLNDCEVSTTQEAKDILNRVGDIDLVWTQFSYAGWAGNKEDFLLRKKRAMEKLARVKKQVEVLQPLYVIPFASFAWFCHDENYYMNDAINKVDSVYRLLLEETDAKPIILYPGDTWTPHEAHNPAKALALYARDYEKMASSPTLLSSVKIEWDMLLEAALDFKEQIQKNNHSLFLSIVRPVTFYLSDYQKTFRFSLTDGLIESPCDPLDCDVELSSEALQYCFTHLWGWSTLRINGRLQAPKGRNARFKRFVMLGHVAQLNNFGIYMGWNWAFVRFLVNYLGEKIHNRYITTNNI; encoded by the coding sequence ATGAAATTTCAAATGATCAACCACGCTTCGTTTTTATGGGAACACGATTCCATCAAATTATTGACCGATCCATGGCTTACGGGAACTGCCTTTGATAACGGCTGGGGCTTGTTAGCCAAGACCCGCTTCACCTCTGAGGATTTTGCGGAGATTACGCATATATGGTTTTCTCATGAGCATCCAGATCATTTTCATCCACAGAGCCTGCGAACCATACCCGAGGAGTATCGCAAGCGAATTACGATCCTCTACCAGCAGTCAACCGATAAAAAAGTGATCGATTGGTGCCGTGTCTTTGGCTTTCAGCAAGTCATTGAGCTCTCCCCGGACAAATGGTACTCCTTGTCCGACGATATCTCTGTTTTATGTCGGCCATTTCCTGTCGGCGATTCCTGGCTGTGCATCAAGACAGCTGATATGACGATCCTGAACCTGAACGATTGCGAGGTCAGCACCACACAGGAAGCCAAGGATATCCTGAACCGTGTTGGTGACATCGATCTAGTATGGACGCAATTCTCGTATGCGGGATGGGCTGGGAACAAGGAAGACTTTCTGCTCCGCAAAAAACGTGCTATGGAAAAGCTCGCCCGGGTGAAAAAACAGGTGGAAGTCCTTCAACCTCTCTACGTGATTCCCTTCGCCAGCTTCGCCTGGTTTTGTCACGACGAAAACTATTACATGAATGATGCGATCAATAAAGTAGACAGTGTGTACCGCCTATTGCTAGAAGAAACGGATGCCAAACCAATTATTTTGTACCCCGGGGATACGTGGACGCCACATGAAGCGCATAATCCTGCGAAGGCGCTCGCCCTCTACGCACGCGACTATGAGAAGATGGCTTCCTCTCCTACTCTTCTTTCTTCGGTCAAAATCGAATGGGACATGCTACTCGAGGCTGCCTTGGACTTCAAGGAACAGATTCAAAAAAATAATCATTCGCTGTTTCTCTCTATCGTTAGACCCGTTACCTTTTATTTGTCAGACTATCAAAAGACATTTCGCTTTTCCCTGACAGATGGGTTGATCGAATCCCCATGCGATCCACTCGATTGTGATGTGGAGCTATCATCTGAGGCCCTGCAGTATTGCTTCACGCATTTGTGGGGATGGAGTACACTGCGCATCAATGGTAGACTGCAAGCGCCTAAAGGTCGGAATGCCCGTTTCAAGCGCTTTGTCATGCTCGGGCATGTTGCACAGCTCAACAATTTCGGTATTTATATGGGATGGAACTGGGCGTTTGTCCGTTTTTTGGTAAATTATTTGGGAGAGAAGATTCACAATCGCTATATTACGACAAATAATATCTGA